Proteins co-encoded in one Helicoverpa zea isolate HzStark_Cry1AcR chromosome 30, ilHelZeax1.1, whole genome shotgun sequence genomic window:
- the LOC124644665 gene encoding S-phase kinase-associated protein 2-like, translated as MMSVNKSEEESPVPVSLDVAESPRKKMRLDSSGRKSWSLMDRKTDHEVLQEMGVSLLEPDDNDISCDPDVSGMAHKQLKRKRDIENVNPNITIVTSPRSKFSPKSPRKAHPDAGPSRVKSPRSSEKQTPLQPTDQQSLETSLLDPYVTDSETPLAQHVASHGSHRSTGTEAKGVCFHALSDEVILGVFRWLPKRTLAHCMLVCKRWNRIACDETLWQRLELGNKTLARDAVGRILARKPIIVRLASSEIGEWHPATLPPASRIQYLDLSMSTIDVTTLDNLLQTCRNLKKLSLESVLLHRHTCTLIGKCSNLETLNLTMAQGITAGGLQAILEGCTSLLSLNISWCNLSEEALEVFVATCPQRLQRLNIGGARIMTDEIIERLVVRCPRLLELDISDCGRLTSSSALSLVALQRLEHLALSRCYLLPATALTQLGSMPSLQYVDVWGMLHTHALNALRAALPHVQINTFKFSAIARPTVGTRRTSIWGLRTRD; from the exons atgatgAGTGTAAATAAGTCTGAAGAAGAGAGCCCTGTGCCTGTTAGCCTAGATGTAGCTGAAAGTCCTCG GAAAAAGATGCGTTTGGATAGTTCGGGCCGAAAAAGTTGGAGTTTAATGGACCGGAAGACCGATCATGAG gtaCTGCAAGAGATGGGAGTCAGTTTATTAGAACCAGATGACAATGATATCTCATGTGATCCGGATGTTTCTGGAATG GCCCACAAACAGCTAAAACGCAAGAGAGACATAGAGAATGTGAACCCTAACATTACTATAGTAACTTCTCCGAGATCTAAGTTCAGCCCTAAGAGTCCAAGGAAGGCTCATCCTGATGCCGGACCTTCCAGGGTTAAGAGTCCTAGGAGTTCAGAGAAAC AAACACCACTACAACCCACAGACCAACAGAGCTTAGAAACGTCCCTACTAGACCCGTACGTGACAGACTCGGAGACTCCCCTGGCGCAGCATGTCGCCAGCCATGGCAGCCACAGGAGCACAGGAACAG aggcCAAGGGCGTATGTTTCCACGCGCTCTCCGATGAAGTCATACTTGGAGTGTTTAGGTGGCTGCCCAAAAGGACGTTGGCGCATTGTATGCTGGTTTGTAAGAG GTGGAACAGAATAGCATGTGATGAAACTCTCTGGCAGCGACTGGAGTTAGGCAACAAGACGCTCGCGAGAGACGCCGTCGGCAGAATACTAGCTAGGAAACCTATTATTGTCAGACTCGCTAGTTCTGAG ATAGGAGAATGGCATCCCGCAACCCTCCCACCAGCATCTCGCATACAATACCTAGACCTCAGCATGTCCACCATCGACGTGACCACGTTAGACAACTTGTTACAAACCTGTCGCAACTTGAAGAAGCTCAGCTTAGAGAGCGTACTGCTGCACCGCCACACCTGCACACTCATTG GTAAATGCAGTAATTTAGAAACGTTAAACTTGACGATGGCGCAAGGCATTACCGCAGGAGGACTACAGGCTATATTAGAAGGATGCACTAG cTTATTATCACTGAACATATCATGGTGCAATCTATCAGAAGAAGCGTTAGAAGTGTTCGTAGCTACATGTCCGCAGCGACTGCAGAGGCTCAACATAGGCGGGGCTAGGATAATGACGGATGAGA TAATAGAGCGTCTAGTAGTCCGCTGTCCCCGTCTGCTAGAGTTAGACATATCAGACTGCGGGCGTCTGACGTCGAGTTCTGCACTATCGCTGGTGGCGCTACAGAGACTAGAACATTTAGCGCTCAGCAGATGTTACTTGTTACCGGCTACTGCTTTAAC ACAACTCGGCAGCATGCCATCTCTACAGTACGTGGACGTATGGGGCATGCTACACACACATGCGCTCAATGCACTACGAGCAGCACTACCTCACGTGCAGATTAATACGTTTAAGTTCAG CGCCATCGCCCGTCCGACAGTGGGTACAAGACGCACTTCTATATGGGGACTGAGAACTAGAGACTGA